The following proteins are co-located in the Hevea brasiliensis isolate MT/VB/25A 57/8 chromosome 11, ASM3005281v1, whole genome shotgun sequence genome:
- the LOC110666055 gene encoding G-type lectin S-receptor-like serine/threonine-protein kinase B120 isoform X4, translated as MAFMSKKSIFLFSFFFSLFSLVLFCHAIDRITKGQSIKDGETLVSADENFELGFFNPGNSSLRYFGIWYHKIPGQPVIWVANRENPISGTKGSFAFGEDGNFTVKDGNNISVWSSNSPVPSVDSAVAILENEGNLKLLGSDNITVYWESFDNPTDTFLPNMRILASSGVQKSFSSWKSATDPSPGNFAMGVDSNGAPQMVLWENSRRRWRSGYWDGQIFTGVPNMTSIANFKYGFKYINDGNGNYYFTYNPANSSDFMRFHITWDGYEEQLKWNESENKWDRMQIQPANNCELYNYCGNFGVCKALANPECRCMEGFVPRNQEQWAKGNWSGGCVRRTELQCLKNISTAGEDGFKELKCNKLPDFAVVYGDLFEDCQKRCLSNCSCNAFARVENIGCMIWNGDLIDVQDFGKPGLVMQLRLAASEFDSKRKLSAGVIVLIVVAGVVFLAISVWLLWCLKRKLKASVLPTAASVSLIRKSEMPFSDMSKSKEYSSEMSGPADLVIDGSPVNGPDLPLFNFKSVAEATNNFSEENKLGQGGFGHVYKGKLPGGEEIAVKRLSRISGQGLEEFKNEIILIAKLQHRNLVRLLGCCIQGEEKMLLYEYMPNKSLDFFLFADPAKQALLDWKKRFSIIEGIARGLLYLHRDSRLRIIHRDLKASNILLDEEMNPKISDFGMARIFGGNQNELNTNRVVGTYGYMSPEYAMEGLFSVKSDVYSFGVLLLEIVSGRRNTSFRLTDHVSLVAYAWDVWHGDKAMEAVDPSIRDSCCENEVLKCIQVGMLCVQDSAVQRPTMSSVVLMLESNNPTLPLPRQPTYTSMRTSMDTLEIDLEGQEIKFQN; from the exons atggcttTCATGAGCAAGAAatctatttttcttttctcattcttTTTTTCTCTGTTCTCTCTGGTTCTCTTCTGCCATGCAATTGACAGAATCACAAAAGGTCAATCAATCAAAGATGGTGAAACCTTAGTATCAGCTGATGAAAATTTTGAACTGGGATTCTTTAACCCTGGAAATTCTTCTTTGCGATATTTTGGTATATGGTATCACAAGATTCCGGGTCAGCCTGTCATCTGGGTCGCTAATAGAGAGAATCCAATCTCTGGTACAAAAGGGTCCTTTGCTTTCGGTGAAGATGGAAATTTTACAGTTAAAGACGGAAACAATATTTCAGTTTGGTCGAGTAATTCTCCAGTTCCTTCTGTAGACTCAGCAGTAGCAATTCTTGAAAATGAAGGTAATCTCAAACTATTGGGCAGTGACAATATCACTGTCTATTGGGAAAGCTTTGACAATCCAACGGATACGTTTTTGCCAAACATGAGAATTCTGGCTTCATCGGGAGTGCAAAAGAGCTTCAGTTCTTGGAAATCTGCGACTGATCCTTCACCAGGAAACTTCGCCATGGGAGTTGATTCTAACGGAGCACCACAAATGGTGTTATGGGAGAATTCAAGAAGGCGATGGAGAAGCGGGTACTGGGATGGACAAATATTTACAGGAGTGCCAAATATGACATCCATAGCTAATTTCAAATACGGATTTAAGTATATAAATGATGGTAatggaaattattattttacgtATAATCCAGCAAATAGTTCTGATTTCATGAGGTTTCATATAACTTGGGATGGATATGAAGAACAGTTGAAATGGAATGAAAGCGAAAACAAGTGGGATCGGATGCAAATACAGCCCGCTAATAACTGTGAACTCTACAATTATTGTGGCAATTTCGGGGTTTGTAAGGCATTAGCTAATCCCGAATGCAGATGTATGGAAGGGTTTGTTCCAAGGAATCAAGAGCAATGGGCAAAGGGGAATTGGTCAGGTGGGTGTGTAAGAAGGACAGAATTGCAGTGCCTGAAGAATATCAGTACAGCAGGGGAAGATGGTTTTAAAGagttaaaatgcaataaattgcCAGATTTTGCTGTTGTCTATGGGGACCTCTTTGAGGATTGTCAGAAAAGGTGTTTAAGCAACTGTTCATGTAATGCCTTtgcaagagttgaaaatattggaTGCATGATATGGAATGGGGACTTGATTGATGTCCAGGATTTTGGCAAACCTGGGCTCGTTATGCAACTACGTCTCGCTGCTTCTGAATTTG ATAGCAAAAGAAAATTATCTGCAGGTGTGATTGTGCTAATTGTTGTGGCTGGAGTGGTCTTCCTAGCTATATCTGTATGGCTACTCTGGTGCCTAAAAAGAAAACTCAAAG CTTCAGTTTTGCCCACAGCTGCCTCAGTTTCATTGATAAGAAAGAGTGAGATGCCATTTTCTGATATGAGCAAGAGTAAAGAATATTCATCGGAGATGTCTGGACCAGCTGACTTAGTCATTGACGGGAGCCCAGTAAATGGTCCTGATTTGCCATTGTTCAATTTCAAATCTGTAGCAGAAGCTAcaaacaatttttctgaagaaaacaAGCTTGGGCAGGGGGGATTTGGTCATGTCTACAAG GGAAAGCTTCCTGGAGGAGAAGAAATAGCTGTAAAGAGGCTGTCAAGAATCTCTGGCCAAGGCTTAGAGGAGTTCAAGAATGAAATCATACTGATTGCAAAATTACAACACAGAAATCTTGTTAGATTACTAGGCTGCTGTATTCAGGGAGAAGAGAAGATGCTGCTTTATGAATATATGCCCAACAAAAGCTTGGACTTCTTTCTTTTTG CAGACCCTGCAAAGCAGGCATTATTAGACTGGAAGAAGAGGTTCAGTATTATTGAGGGGATTGCTAGAGGTCTTCTTTATCTCCATCGAGATTCAAGACTCAGAATCATTCATAGGGACCTAAAGGCGAGCAACATTTTGTTGGATGAGGAAATGAATCCAAAGATTTCAGACTTTGGTATGGCCAGAATATTTGGGGGAAACCAAAATGAATTGAACACAAATCGAGTTGTTGGCACATA TGGTTACATGTCACCTGAATATGCAATGGAAGGCCTATTTTCTGTCAAGTCAGATGTCTATAGCTTTGGAGTGTTACTATTAGAGATTGTGAGTGGCCGGAGGAACACCAGCTTTCGTTTAACTGATCATGTCAGCCTCGTTGCTTAT GCATGGGACGTTTGGCATGGAGATAAAGCAATGGAGGCAGTTGATCCATCAATTCGAGATTCGTGTTGCGAGAATGAAGTATTAAAATGCATACAAGTAGGGATGTTGTGTGTGCAAGATTCTGCAGTTCAAAGACCAACCATGTCATCTGTGGTGTTAATGCTTGAAAGCAATAATCCAACTCTGCCATTGCCTAGGCAACCTACTTATACTTCAATGAGAACCTCCATGGATACACTTGAAATCGATCTTGAAGGCCAGGAAATT AAATTCCAGAACTAG
- the LOC110666055 gene encoding G-type lectin S-receptor-like serine/threonine-protein kinase B120 isoform X3, whose protein sequence is MAFMSKKSIFLFSFFFSLFSLVLFCHAIDRITKGQSIKDGETLVSADENFELGFFNPGNSSLRYFGIWYHKIPGQPVIWVANRENPISGTKGSFAFGEDGNFTVKDGNNISVWSSNSPVPSVDSAVAILENEGNLKLLGSDNITVYWESFDNPTDTFLPNMRILASSGVQKSFSSWKSATDPSPGNFAMGVDSNGAPQMVLWENSRRRWRSGYWDGQIFTGVPNMTSIANFKYGFKYINDGNGNYYFTYNPANSSDFMRFHITWDGYEEQLKWNESENKWDRMQIQPANNCELYNYCGNFGVCKALANPECRCMEGFVPRNQEQWAKGNWSGGCVRRTELQCLKNISTAGEDGFKELKCNKLPDFAVVYGDLFEDCQKRCLSNCSCNAFARVENIGCMIWNGDLIDVQDFGKPGLVMQLRLAASEFDSKRKLSAGVIVLIVVAGVVFLAISVWLLWCLKRKLKASVLPTAASVSLIRKSEMPFSDMSKSKEYSSEMSGPADLVIDGSPVNGPDLPLFNFKSVAEATNNFSEENKLGQGGFGHVYKGKLPGGEEIAVKRLSRISGQGLEEFKNEIILIAKLQHRNLVRLLGCCIQGEEKMLLYEYMPNKSLDFFLFADPAKQALLDWKKRFSIIEGIARGLLYLHRDSRLRIIHRDLKASNILLDEEMNPKISDFGMARIFGGNQNELNTNRVVGTYGYMSPEYAMEGLFSVKSDVYSFGVLLLEIVSGRRNTSFRLTDHVSLVAYAWDVWHGDKAMEAVDPSIRDSCCENEVLKCIQVGMLCVQDSAVQRPTMSSVVLMLESNNPTLPLPRQPTYTSMRTSMDTLEIDLEGQEIQEIPELE, encoded by the exons atggcttTCATGAGCAAGAAatctatttttcttttctcattcttTTTTTCTCTGTTCTCTCTGGTTCTCTTCTGCCATGCAATTGACAGAATCACAAAAGGTCAATCAATCAAAGATGGTGAAACCTTAGTATCAGCTGATGAAAATTTTGAACTGGGATTCTTTAACCCTGGAAATTCTTCTTTGCGATATTTTGGTATATGGTATCACAAGATTCCGGGTCAGCCTGTCATCTGGGTCGCTAATAGAGAGAATCCAATCTCTGGTACAAAAGGGTCCTTTGCTTTCGGTGAAGATGGAAATTTTACAGTTAAAGACGGAAACAATATTTCAGTTTGGTCGAGTAATTCTCCAGTTCCTTCTGTAGACTCAGCAGTAGCAATTCTTGAAAATGAAGGTAATCTCAAACTATTGGGCAGTGACAATATCACTGTCTATTGGGAAAGCTTTGACAATCCAACGGATACGTTTTTGCCAAACATGAGAATTCTGGCTTCATCGGGAGTGCAAAAGAGCTTCAGTTCTTGGAAATCTGCGACTGATCCTTCACCAGGAAACTTCGCCATGGGAGTTGATTCTAACGGAGCACCACAAATGGTGTTATGGGAGAATTCAAGAAGGCGATGGAGAAGCGGGTACTGGGATGGACAAATATTTACAGGAGTGCCAAATATGACATCCATAGCTAATTTCAAATACGGATTTAAGTATATAAATGATGGTAatggaaattattattttacgtATAATCCAGCAAATAGTTCTGATTTCATGAGGTTTCATATAACTTGGGATGGATATGAAGAACAGTTGAAATGGAATGAAAGCGAAAACAAGTGGGATCGGATGCAAATACAGCCCGCTAATAACTGTGAACTCTACAATTATTGTGGCAATTTCGGGGTTTGTAAGGCATTAGCTAATCCCGAATGCAGATGTATGGAAGGGTTTGTTCCAAGGAATCAAGAGCAATGGGCAAAGGGGAATTGGTCAGGTGGGTGTGTAAGAAGGACAGAATTGCAGTGCCTGAAGAATATCAGTACAGCAGGGGAAGATGGTTTTAAAGagttaaaatgcaataaattgcCAGATTTTGCTGTTGTCTATGGGGACCTCTTTGAGGATTGTCAGAAAAGGTGTTTAAGCAACTGTTCATGTAATGCCTTtgcaagagttgaaaatattggaTGCATGATATGGAATGGGGACTTGATTGATGTCCAGGATTTTGGCAAACCTGGGCTCGTTATGCAACTACGTCTCGCTGCTTCTGAATTTG ATAGCAAAAGAAAATTATCTGCAGGTGTGATTGTGCTAATTGTTGTGGCTGGAGTGGTCTTCCTAGCTATATCTGTATGGCTACTCTGGTGCCTAAAAAGAAAACTCAAAG CTTCAGTTTTGCCCACAGCTGCCTCAGTTTCATTGATAAGAAAGAGTGAGATGCCATTTTCTGATATGAGCAAGAGTAAAGAATATTCATCGGAGATGTCTGGACCAGCTGACTTAGTCATTGACGGGAGCCCAGTAAATGGTCCTGATTTGCCATTGTTCAATTTCAAATCTGTAGCAGAAGCTAcaaacaatttttctgaagaaaacaAGCTTGGGCAGGGGGGATTTGGTCATGTCTACAAG GGAAAGCTTCCTGGAGGAGAAGAAATAGCTGTAAAGAGGCTGTCAAGAATCTCTGGCCAAGGCTTAGAGGAGTTCAAGAATGAAATCATACTGATTGCAAAATTACAACACAGAAATCTTGTTAGATTACTAGGCTGCTGTATTCAGGGAGAAGAGAAGATGCTGCTTTATGAATATATGCCCAACAAAAGCTTGGACTTCTTTCTTTTTG CAGACCCTGCAAAGCAGGCATTATTAGACTGGAAGAAGAGGTTCAGTATTATTGAGGGGATTGCTAGAGGTCTTCTTTATCTCCATCGAGATTCAAGACTCAGAATCATTCATAGGGACCTAAAGGCGAGCAACATTTTGTTGGATGAGGAAATGAATCCAAAGATTTCAGACTTTGGTATGGCCAGAATATTTGGGGGAAACCAAAATGAATTGAACACAAATCGAGTTGTTGGCACATA TGGTTACATGTCACCTGAATATGCAATGGAAGGCCTATTTTCTGTCAAGTCAGATGTCTATAGCTTTGGAGTGTTACTATTAGAGATTGTGAGTGGCCGGAGGAACACCAGCTTTCGTTTAACTGATCATGTCAGCCTCGTTGCTTAT GCATGGGACGTTTGGCATGGAGATAAAGCAATGGAGGCAGTTGATCCATCAATTCGAGATTCGTGTTGCGAGAATGAAGTATTAAAATGCATACAAGTAGGGATGTTGTGTGTGCAAGATTCTGCAGTTCAAAGACCAACCATGTCATCTGTGGTGTTAATGCTTGAAAGCAATAATCCAACTCTGCCATTGCCTAGGCAACCTACTTATACTTCAATGAGAACCTCCATGGATACACTTGAAATCGATCTTGAAGGCCAGGAAATT CAAGAAATTCCAGAACTAGAGTGA
- the LOC110666055 gene encoding G-type lectin S-receptor-like serine/threonine-protein kinase B120 isoform X1, whose product MAFMSKKSIFLFSFFFSLFSLVLFCHAIDRITKGQSIKDGETLVSADENFELGFFNPGNSSLRYFGIWYHKIPGQPVIWVANRENPISGTKGSFAFGEDGNFTVKDGNNISVWSSNSPVPSVDSAVAILENEGNLKLLGSDNITVYWESFDNPTDTFLPNMRILASSGVQKSFSSWKSATDPSPGNFAMGVDSNGAPQMVLWENSRRRWRSGYWDGQIFTGVPNMTSIANFKYGFKYINDGNGNYYFTYNPANSSDFMRFHITWDGYEEQLKWNESENKWDRMQIQPANNCELYNYCGNFGVCKALANPECRCMEGFVPRNQEQWAKGNWSGGCVRRTELQCLKNISTAGEDGFKELKCNKLPDFAVVYGDLFEDCQKRCLSNCSCNAFARVENIGCMIWNGDLIDVQDFGKPGLVMQLRLAASEFDSKRKLSAGVIVLIVVAGVVFLAISVWLLWCLKRKLKASVLPTAASVSLIRKSEMPFSDMSKSKEYSSEMSGPADLVIDGSPVNGPDLPLFNFKSVAEATNNFSEENKLGQGGFGHVYKGKLPGGEEIAVKRLSRISGQGLEEFKNEIILIAKLQHRNLVRLLGCCIQGEEKMLLYEYMPNKSLDFFLFADPAKQALLDWKKRFSIIEGIARGLLYLHRDSRLRIIHRDLKASNILLDEEMNPKISDFGMARIFGGNQNELNTNRVVGTYGYMSPEYAMEGLFSVKSDVYSFGVLLLEIVSGRRNTSFRLTDHVSLVAYAWDVWHGDKAMEAVDPSIRDSCCENEVLKCIQVGMLCVQDSAVQRPTMSSVVLMLESNNPTLPLPRQPTYTSMRTSMDTLEIDLEGQEIVSSNDVTVTMIDGR is encoded by the exons atggcttTCATGAGCAAGAAatctatttttcttttctcattcttTTTTTCTCTGTTCTCTCTGGTTCTCTTCTGCCATGCAATTGACAGAATCACAAAAGGTCAATCAATCAAAGATGGTGAAACCTTAGTATCAGCTGATGAAAATTTTGAACTGGGATTCTTTAACCCTGGAAATTCTTCTTTGCGATATTTTGGTATATGGTATCACAAGATTCCGGGTCAGCCTGTCATCTGGGTCGCTAATAGAGAGAATCCAATCTCTGGTACAAAAGGGTCCTTTGCTTTCGGTGAAGATGGAAATTTTACAGTTAAAGACGGAAACAATATTTCAGTTTGGTCGAGTAATTCTCCAGTTCCTTCTGTAGACTCAGCAGTAGCAATTCTTGAAAATGAAGGTAATCTCAAACTATTGGGCAGTGACAATATCACTGTCTATTGGGAAAGCTTTGACAATCCAACGGATACGTTTTTGCCAAACATGAGAATTCTGGCTTCATCGGGAGTGCAAAAGAGCTTCAGTTCTTGGAAATCTGCGACTGATCCTTCACCAGGAAACTTCGCCATGGGAGTTGATTCTAACGGAGCACCACAAATGGTGTTATGGGAGAATTCAAGAAGGCGATGGAGAAGCGGGTACTGGGATGGACAAATATTTACAGGAGTGCCAAATATGACATCCATAGCTAATTTCAAATACGGATTTAAGTATATAAATGATGGTAatggaaattattattttacgtATAATCCAGCAAATAGTTCTGATTTCATGAGGTTTCATATAACTTGGGATGGATATGAAGAACAGTTGAAATGGAATGAAAGCGAAAACAAGTGGGATCGGATGCAAATACAGCCCGCTAATAACTGTGAACTCTACAATTATTGTGGCAATTTCGGGGTTTGTAAGGCATTAGCTAATCCCGAATGCAGATGTATGGAAGGGTTTGTTCCAAGGAATCAAGAGCAATGGGCAAAGGGGAATTGGTCAGGTGGGTGTGTAAGAAGGACAGAATTGCAGTGCCTGAAGAATATCAGTACAGCAGGGGAAGATGGTTTTAAAGagttaaaatgcaataaattgcCAGATTTTGCTGTTGTCTATGGGGACCTCTTTGAGGATTGTCAGAAAAGGTGTTTAAGCAACTGTTCATGTAATGCCTTtgcaagagttgaaaatattggaTGCATGATATGGAATGGGGACTTGATTGATGTCCAGGATTTTGGCAAACCTGGGCTCGTTATGCAACTACGTCTCGCTGCTTCTGAATTTG ATAGCAAAAGAAAATTATCTGCAGGTGTGATTGTGCTAATTGTTGTGGCTGGAGTGGTCTTCCTAGCTATATCTGTATGGCTACTCTGGTGCCTAAAAAGAAAACTCAAAG CTTCAGTTTTGCCCACAGCTGCCTCAGTTTCATTGATAAGAAAGAGTGAGATGCCATTTTCTGATATGAGCAAGAGTAAAGAATATTCATCGGAGATGTCTGGACCAGCTGACTTAGTCATTGACGGGAGCCCAGTAAATGGTCCTGATTTGCCATTGTTCAATTTCAAATCTGTAGCAGAAGCTAcaaacaatttttctgaagaaaacaAGCTTGGGCAGGGGGGATTTGGTCATGTCTACAAG GGAAAGCTTCCTGGAGGAGAAGAAATAGCTGTAAAGAGGCTGTCAAGAATCTCTGGCCAAGGCTTAGAGGAGTTCAAGAATGAAATCATACTGATTGCAAAATTACAACACAGAAATCTTGTTAGATTACTAGGCTGCTGTATTCAGGGAGAAGAGAAGATGCTGCTTTATGAATATATGCCCAACAAAAGCTTGGACTTCTTTCTTTTTG CAGACCCTGCAAAGCAGGCATTATTAGACTGGAAGAAGAGGTTCAGTATTATTGAGGGGATTGCTAGAGGTCTTCTTTATCTCCATCGAGATTCAAGACTCAGAATCATTCATAGGGACCTAAAGGCGAGCAACATTTTGTTGGATGAGGAAATGAATCCAAAGATTTCAGACTTTGGTATGGCCAGAATATTTGGGGGAAACCAAAATGAATTGAACACAAATCGAGTTGTTGGCACATA TGGTTACATGTCACCTGAATATGCAATGGAAGGCCTATTTTCTGTCAAGTCAGATGTCTATAGCTTTGGAGTGTTACTATTAGAGATTGTGAGTGGCCGGAGGAACACCAGCTTTCGTTTAACTGATCATGTCAGCCTCGTTGCTTAT GCATGGGACGTTTGGCATGGAGATAAAGCAATGGAGGCAGTTGATCCATCAATTCGAGATTCGTGTTGCGAGAATGAAGTATTAAAATGCATACAAGTAGGGATGTTGTGTGTGCAAGATTCTGCAGTTCAAAGACCAACCATGTCATCTGTGGTGTTAATGCTTGAAAGCAATAATCCAACTCTGCCATTGCCTAGGCAACCTACTTATACTTCAATGAGAACCTCCATGGATACACTTGAAATCGATCTTGAAGGCCAGGAAATTGTATCCTCAAATGATGTGACTGTTACAATGATTGATGGAAGAtga
- the LOC110666055 gene encoding G-type lectin S-receptor-like serine/threonine-protein kinase B120 isoform X2 — MAFMSKKSIFLFSFFFSLFSLVLFCHAIDRITKGQSIKDGETLVSADENFELGFFNPGNSSLRYFGIWYHKIPGQPVIWVANRENPISGTKGSFAFGEDGNFTVKDGNNISVWSSNSPVPSVDSAVAILENEGNLKLLGSDNITVYWESFDNPTDTFLPNMRILASSGVQKSFSSWKSATDPSPGNFAMGVDSNGAPQMVLWENSRRRWRSGYWDGQIFTGVPNMTSIANFKYGFKYINDGNGNYYFTYNPANSSDFMRFHITWDGYEEQLKWNESENKWDRMQIQPANNCELYNYCGNFGVCKALANPECRCMEGFVPRNQEQWAKGNWSGGCVRRTELQCLKNISTAGEDGFKELKCNKLPDFAVVYGDLFEDCQKRCLSNCSCNAFARVENIGCMIWNGDLIDVQDFGKPGLVMQLRLAASEFDSKRKLSAGVIVLIVVAGVVFLAISVWLLWCLKRKLKASVLPTAASVSLIRKSEMPFSDMSKSKEYSSEMSGPADLVIDGSPVNGPDLPLFNFKSVAEATNNFSEENKLGQGGFGHVYKGKLPGGEEIAVKRLSRISGQGLEEFKNEIILIAKLQHRNLVRLLGCCIQGEEKMLLYEYMPNKSLDFFLFDPAKQALLDWKKRFSIIEGIARGLLYLHRDSRLRIIHRDLKASNILLDEEMNPKISDFGMARIFGGNQNELNTNRVVGTYGYMSPEYAMEGLFSVKSDVYSFGVLLLEIVSGRRNTSFRLTDHVSLVAYAWDVWHGDKAMEAVDPSIRDSCCENEVLKCIQVGMLCVQDSAVQRPTMSSVVLMLESNNPTLPLPRQPTYTSMRTSMDTLEIDLEGQEIVSSNDVTVTMIDGR, encoded by the exons atggcttTCATGAGCAAGAAatctatttttcttttctcattcttTTTTTCTCTGTTCTCTCTGGTTCTCTTCTGCCATGCAATTGACAGAATCACAAAAGGTCAATCAATCAAAGATGGTGAAACCTTAGTATCAGCTGATGAAAATTTTGAACTGGGATTCTTTAACCCTGGAAATTCTTCTTTGCGATATTTTGGTATATGGTATCACAAGATTCCGGGTCAGCCTGTCATCTGGGTCGCTAATAGAGAGAATCCAATCTCTGGTACAAAAGGGTCCTTTGCTTTCGGTGAAGATGGAAATTTTACAGTTAAAGACGGAAACAATATTTCAGTTTGGTCGAGTAATTCTCCAGTTCCTTCTGTAGACTCAGCAGTAGCAATTCTTGAAAATGAAGGTAATCTCAAACTATTGGGCAGTGACAATATCACTGTCTATTGGGAAAGCTTTGACAATCCAACGGATACGTTTTTGCCAAACATGAGAATTCTGGCTTCATCGGGAGTGCAAAAGAGCTTCAGTTCTTGGAAATCTGCGACTGATCCTTCACCAGGAAACTTCGCCATGGGAGTTGATTCTAACGGAGCACCACAAATGGTGTTATGGGAGAATTCAAGAAGGCGATGGAGAAGCGGGTACTGGGATGGACAAATATTTACAGGAGTGCCAAATATGACATCCATAGCTAATTTCAAATACGGATTTAAGTATATAAATGATGGTAatggaaattattattttacgtATAATCCAGCAAATAGTTCTGATTTCATGAGGTTTCATATAACTTGGGATGGATATGAAGAACAGTTGAAATGGAATGAAAGCGAAAACAAGTGGGATCGGATGCAAATACAGCCCGCTAATAACTGTGAACTCTACAATTATTGTGGCAATTTCGGGGTTTGTAAGGCATTAGCTAATCCCGAATGCAGATGTATGGAAGGGTTTGTTCCAAGGAATCAAGAGCAATGGGCAAAGGGGAATTGGTCAGGTGGGTGTGTAAGAAGGACAGAATTGCAGTGCCTGAAGAATATCAGTACAGCAGGGGAAGATGGTTTTAAAGagttaaaatgcaataaattgcCAGATTTTGCTGTTGTCTATGGGGACCTCTTTGAGGATTGTCAGAAAAGGTGTTTAAGCAACTGTTCATGTAATGCCTTtgcaagagttgaaaatattggaTGCATGATATGGAATGGGGACTTGATTGATGTCCAGGATTTTGGCAAACCTGGGCTCGTTATGCAACTACGTCTCGCTGCTTCTGAATTTG ATAGCAAAAGAAAATTATCTGCAGGTGTGATTGTGCTAATTGTTGTGGCTGGAGTGGTCTTCCTAGCTATATCTGTATGGCTACTCTGGTGCCTAAAAAGAAAACTCAAAG CTTCAGTTTTGCCCACAGCTGCCTCAGTTTCATTGATAAGAAAGAGTGAGATGCCATTTTCTGATATGAGCAAGAGTAAAGAATATTCATCGGAGATGTCTGGACCAGCTGACTTAGTCATTGACGGGAGCCCAGTAAATGGTCCTGATTTGCCATTGTTCAATTTCAAATCTGTAGCAGAAGCTAcaaacaatttttctgaagaaaacaAGCTTGGGCAGGGGGGATTTGGTCATGTCTACAAG GGAAAGCTTCCTGGAGGAGAAGAAATAGCTGTAAAGAGGCTGTCAAGAATCTCTGGCCAAGGCTTAGAGGAGTTCAAGAATGAAATCATACTGATTGCAAAATTACAACACAGAAATCTTGTTAGATTACTAGGCTGCTGTATTCAGGGAGAAGAGAAGATGCTGCTTTATGAATATATGCCCAACAAAAGCTTGGACTTCTTTCTTTTTG ACCCTGCAAAGCAGGCATTATTAGACTGGAAGAAGAGGTTCAGTATTATTGAGGGGATTGCTAGAGGTCTTCTTTATCTCCATCGAGATTCAAGACTCAGAATCATTCATAGGGACCTAAAGGCGAGCAACATTTTGTTGGATGAGGAAATGAATCCAAAGATTTCAGACTTTGGTATGGCCAGAATATTTGGGGGAAACCAAAATGAATTGAACACAAATCGAGTTGTTGGCACATA TGGTTACATGTCACCTGAATATGCAATGGAAGGCCTATTTTCTGTCAAGTCAGATGTCTATAGCTTTGGAGTGTTACTATTAGAGATTGTGAGTGGCCGGAGGAACACCAGCTTTCGTTTAACTGATCATGTCAGCCTCGTTGCTTAT GCATGGGACGTTTGGCATGGAGATAAAGCAATGGAGGCAGTTGATCCATCAATTCGAGATTCGTGTTGCGAGAATGAAGTATTAAAATGCATACAAGTAGGGATGTTGTGTGTGCAAGATTCTGCAGTTCAAAGACCAACCATGTCATCTGTGGTGTTAATGCTTGAAAGCAATAATCCAACTCTGCCATTGCCTAGGCAACCTACTTATACTTCAATGAGAACCTCCATGGATACACTTGAAATCGATCTTGAAGGCCAGGAAATTGTATCCTCAAATGATGTGACTGTTACAATGATTGATGGAAGAtga